Proteins encoded within one genomic window of Geotalea daltonii FRC-32:
- a CDS encoding L,D-transpeptidase family protein yields the protein MCLTVDLSFSSNFPLRLMALCMVILSLNGCVAMQRAQEGPSTFPGQFAKEVEKNRFRVVLGDDVIGRLGVMELDEGDTLPDVARHFSLGVTAISAANPGVDIWVPKAGEQVILPLRFILPDAPRKGIVVNLATMRLFHYKGDNNALVVTTYPVGIGTKERPTPMGQMFVQRKVSRPTWYVPASIAEDHRKKGDPLPARVPPGPLNPLGECALYLSKPSYLIHGTNKPASIGLNASNGCLRLYPENVKMLYDDTPLKTPVVIVNQPYLLGQDNGVLYLEAHKPQEGSGALELEKIYAKLKSIEKRGARTLDWKKIKNVQVEARGIPVPIEMSQEDGEEAGKPIEVEHPVKLYGKPEVPGLKSDAWYVLAAKMRDEIEALRIAAIINHQGPPIPARVLSKSDGHRVIAGPFDDISAAKDAIKRLKIDLEIDGILIEPEKKI from the coding sequence ATGTGCCTAACCGTTGACCTGTCATTTTCATCCAATTTCCCGCTTCGCCTGATGGCCCTGTGCATGGTCATCCTATCTCTCAATGGATGCGTTGCCATGCAAAGGGCCCAGGAGGGGCCATCCACCTTTCCGGGTCAATTTGCAAAGGAGGTGGAAAAGAACAGGTTTCGCGTTGTCCTGGGCGACGACGTCATTGGCCGGTTGGGTGTCATGGAGCTTGACGAGGGGGATACCCTGCCGGATGTGGCACGGCACTTCAGCTTGGGAGTCACGGCAATCAGTGCCGCCAATCCGGGGGTGGACATATGGGTGCCCAAGGCAGGGGAGCAGGTAATTCTGCCGTTGCGGTTCATCCTGCCAGACGCTCCCCGCAAGGGCATCGTCGTCAATTTGGCCACCATGAGACTCTTCCACTACAAGGGGGACAACAACGCACTGGTGGTGACAACCTACCCGGTCGGTATCGGGACCAAAGAGCGTCCTACCCCCATGGGTCAGATGTTCGTGCAGCGCAAGGTAAGCCGGCCGACCTGGTATGTGCCTGCTTCAATAGCAGAGGATCATCGAAAAAAAGGAGATCCTCTGCCCGCCCGTGTTCCGCCCGGACCTCTCAACCCCCTGGGAGAATGCGCGCTCTATTTGAGTAAACCCAGTTACCTGATTCACGGCACCAATAAACCGGCCAGCATCGGTCTTAATGCATCCAATGGCTGCCTGAGACTCTATCCGGAAAACGTGAAGATGCTCTACGACGACACCCCGCTCAAGACACCGGTTGTCATTGTCAACCAGCCCTATCTCCTCGGTCAGGATAACGGCGTCCTTTACCTGGAAGCCCATAAGCCCCAGGAAGGCTCGGGCGCTCTTGAATTGGAAAAGATCTATGCGAAACTGAAATCCATAGAAAAGAGAGGGGCACGCACCCTTGACTGGAAAAAAATCAAGAATGTACAGGTCGAGGCCCGGGGGATTCCCGTTCCCATCGAGATGAGTCAAGAGGATGGAGAGGAGGCAGGGAAACCGATAGAGGTTGAACATCCGGTAAAATTATATGGCAAGCCGGAAGTACCCGGACTGAAATCGGATGCGTGGTATGTCCTGGCTGCTAAAATGCGGGATGAAATCGAAGCTCTGAGAATTGCCGCCATTATCAACCACCAGGGGCCACCGATCCCGGCACGGGTGTTATCAAAGAGCGATGGTCACCGGGTAATCGCCGGTCCCTTTGACGATATCTCTGCCGCCAAAGATGCGATCAAGCGCTTGAAAATCGACTTGGAGATCGACGGCATATTGATCGAACCTGAGAAGAAGATATAG
- a CDS encoding PAS domain S-box protein — MGRKILDDFLKRIGSKHRLEDETSQQSFALLQVVFNEAFQLMGLLKPDGTLIKINKTAHRSITGHESEVIGKPFWETPWWVHSSIEQERLRQAVRDAARGEFVRFETTHMTGDGQMIFVDFSLKPVKDQKGNVVLLVPEGRDISERRRAEQALRDVAMKYRIVADNTYNWEFWLAPDGRFLYTSPSCLRISGHRAEEFIADADLLIRILHPDDRQMWLNHRHDIAKNKALSDVELRMVRPDGDIRWVHHICLPVFADNEEYLGVRGSFSDITNRRLAEEKNERLAGIVEASDDAVIGKTVDGIITSWNKGAAKIFGYSESEVRGQPVTMLVPPENAAQLLHVHDRVRQGEHIEHFEIVSRRKDGTLINMSVTYSPVRDALGKVIAVSTIGRDITEQKKAAAAMVENAMINRELDIAKQIQQSFLPECPSSLPGMLMTCCCIPAAQVGGDYYDFFALDESIIDAVIADVTGHSIGSSLLMSVTRSVLHAKVNLSRSPRDLLAAVNELLYDDLSRTELLISMFYVRIDTQRSTLAYANAGHNHPFLYRCRQRAFIDLDADGLVMGVRKTVCFDEKETVLEPGDILVLYTDGVIEAENAEGEQFGTDRLCRVIESHCGLHPKEIMGAVLQESMLFKRTDDVTMIIFKIV, encoded by the coding sequence ATGGGAAGGAAAATCCTCGACGATTTTTTGAAAAGGATCGGAAGCAAACACCGCCTTGAAGATGAGACGTCACAGCAGAGCTTTGCCCTGCTGCAGGTCGTTTTCAATGAGGCTTTCCAGCTGATGGGGCTTCTGAAGCCGGACGGAACGTTGATCAAGATCAACAAGACTGCGCATCGTTCCATCACGGGTCATGAATCGGAGGTGATCGGCAAGCCCTTCTGGGAAACCCCTTGGTGGGTCCATTCTTCCATTGAGCAGGAACGTTTGCGCCAGGCCGTCAGGGATGCGGCTCGCGGTGAGTTCGTCCGCTTCGAAACGACCCATATGACCGGCGATGGTCAAATGATTTTTGTGGATTTTTCCCTGAAACCGGTTAAGGACCAAAAGGGGAACGTGGTGCTGCTCGTTCCCGAGGGGCGGGATATCTCTGAGCGGAGGCGGGCGGAGCAGGCCTTGCGGGATGTTGCGATGAAGTACCGGATCGTTGCCGACAATACCTATAACTGGGAGTTCTGGCTGGCTCCCGACGGTCGGTTTCTCTACACATCTCCTTCCTGCCTGCGCATCAGCGGTCATCGTGCCGAGGAATTCATCGCCGATGCCGATTTGTTGATCAGGATTTTACATCCGGATGACCGGCAAATGTGGCTCAATCATCGTCACGATATTGCAAAAAACAAGGCGTTGAGCGATGTGGAGCTCCGCATGGTACGTCCGGACGGCGATATCCGCTGGGTCCATCATATCTGTCTCCCGGTTTTCGCCGACAATGAAGAATACCTGGGGGTGCGCGGCAGCTTTTCCGACATTACGAACCGCAGGCTTGCCGAGGAAAAGAACGAGCGGCTGGCAGGCATCGTCGAAGCTTCCGACGATGCCGTGATCGGCAAAACGGTGGATGGCATCATCACCAGTTGGAACAAGGGCGCCGCAAAGATCTTTGGTTATTCCGAGAGCGAAGTTCGCGGCCAACCGGTTACCATGCTTGTCCCTCCCGAAAATGCAGCCCAGCTTCTCCATGTCCATGACCGGGTCAGACAGGGGGAGCATATAGAACATTTCGAGATCGTCAGTAGAAGGAAAGATGGGACCCTGATCAACATGTCCGTTACTTATTCGCCGGTCAGGGATGCCCTGGGAAAGGTGATAGCCGTATCGACCATCGGCCGGGACATAACCGAACAGAAGAAGGCAGCGGCCGCCATGGTGGAAAACGCCATGATAAACAGGGAGCTGGACATAGCGAAACAGATCCAGCAATCCTTCCTCCCCGAGTGCCCGTCATCACTTCCGGGGATGCTCATGACCTGCTGCTGTATTCCTGCAGCGCAGGTGGGGGGCGATTACTATGATTTTTTTGCCCTTGATGAGAGCATTATCGATGCCGTCATCGCCGATGTCACGGGGCACAGTATCGGATCTTCGCTGTTGATGAGCGTCACGCGCAGCGTGCTTCACGCCAAGGTGAATCTCAGCCGGTCCCCACGGGACCTTCTCGCAGCGGTAAATGAGTTGCTCTACGATGACCTTTCACGGACAGAGTTGCTCATCAGCATGTTCTATGTGCGGATTGACACCCAGAGATCCACCCTGGCCTACGCCAATGCAGGACACAACCATCCCTTTCTCTATCGCTGCAGACAGCGCGCGTTTATCGATCTGGATGCCGATGGTCTGGTCATGGGGGTTAGAAAGACTGTCTGTTTTGATGAAAAGGAGACGGTGCTGGAGCCGGGGGATATTCTGGTTCTTTATACCGATGGCGTCATCGAGGCGGAGAACGCAGAGGGTGAACAATTCGGCACTGATCGGCTCTGCCGCGTTATCGAGAGCCATTGCGGCCTGCATCCAAAAGAGATTATGGGGGCGGTACTGCAGGAGTCGATGCTTTTCAAGCGTACGGACGACGTCACCATGATCATCTTCAAAATTGTTTAG
- a CDS encoding HD domain-containing protein: MVKLPIYEKIYALAKPYLNTRKNDIHVEISHGFAWRLLEDEPGDPEVVIPAILCHDLGWIKLTEELQLKAFGPGFDPDLRRIHEVEGVKLARGILSRLDYNPQKTIEILHIIDGHDSRIQAISDSDKIVKDADKLFRCTATGLAIDMERFRQEKGPYRQWITSQIDSWFFTETGTRLAWAELKLAGFSP, encoded by the coding sequence ATGGTAAAATTACCGATCTACGAAAAAATATACGCCCTGGCCAAGCCGTATCTGAATACCCGCAAGAACGACATCCACGTGGAGATTTCCCATGGTTTTGCCTGGCGGTTGCTTGAGGATGAACCAGGAGACCCTGAGGTTGTCATACCGGCTATACTCTGTCATGATCTGGGGTGGATAAAGCTCACGGAAGAGCTGCAACTGAAAGCGTTCGGCCCCGGTTTCGATCCGGATCTGCGACGGATTCACGAAGTGGAAGGGGTAAAACTGGCGAGGGGTATCTTGAGCCGCCTGGACTATAATCCGCAAAAGACCATCGAGATTCTCCATATCATCGACGGTCATGATTCCCGCATTCAGGCGATTTCAGACAGCGACAAGATCGTCAAGGATGCCGACAAGCTTTTCCGTTGCACCGCAACCGGCCTGGCAATAGACATGGAACGGTTCCGTCAGGAGAAGGGTCCGTACAGGCAATGGATCACGTCGCAGATTGACAGCTGGTTCTTCACCGAAACAGGCACCCGCCTGGCTTGGGCAGAGTTGAAGCTGGCCGGGTTTTCTCCCTGA
- a CDS encoding SphA family protein, producing MMASAYKHVFHMLRFLAVFSLLYAGPCWAGGGQHYPNGVEDFAVGALPPPGVYLVNYLILAQKSSLRDNSGNGLPANFKADVVAEVPRLIYVSPYKVLGASWGAQAFLPFYSADIKSDSAAIPPLNFDSRDKGIGDIIFSPLVLGWHFSPELHAVFALDMWAPTGNYDKDRPATTLLSKNIWTFEPVLAVSYLKEGFDISAKLMYDFNTRNSDTSTDPGQEFHMDWALGYGLKNGLTGGLVGYNYWQTTEDEVNGVSKTSDKSRVGGIGVGIKYWPKQGPFTMTLKQYWEYGARNIATGNQTQFKISYAF from the coding sequence ATGATGGCATCAGCATATAAACACGTTTTCCACATGCTCAGATTTCTTGCCGTTTTTTCTCTGCTGTACGCCGGCCCGTGCTGGGCAGGAGGTGGACAGCACTACCCCAATGGAGTCGAGGACTTTGCCGTGGGGGCACTCCCTCCCCCCGGTGTATATCTGGTCAACTACCTGATCCTGGCCCAGAAGAGCAGCCTCAGGGACAATTCGGGGAACGGCCTGCCCGCCAATTTCAAGGCCGACGTGGTGGCCGAGGTACCACGCCTCATCTACGTGAGCCCTTATAAAGTGTTGGGAGCCAGTTGGGGTGCCCAGGCATTTCTCCCCTTTTACAGTGCCGACATCAAGAGTGACTCGGCAGCCATCCCTCCACTCAATTTTGATTCCAGGGACAAGGGGATTGGCGACATCATCTTCAGTCCCCTGGTCCTCGGCTGGCACTTCAGTCCGGAGCTCCACGCGGTTTTTGCCCTGGATATGTGGGCACCTACCGGCAATTATGACAAGGATCGGCCTGCCACCACCCTCCTCTCCAAGAACATCTGGACCTTCGAACCGGTTCTGGCCGTCTCTTACCTGAAGGAAGGCTTCGACATCTCTGCCAAGCTAATGTACGACTTCAACACCAGAAACAGCGACACGAGCACTGACCCTGGCCAGGAGTTCCACATGGACTGGGCATTGGGCTATGGCCTGAAGAACGGCCTGACTGGCGGCCTGGTCGGTTACAACTACTGGCAGACCACCGAAGATGAAGTGAACGGTGTCTCTAAAACCAGCGATAAAAGCCGGGTCGGAGGGATAGGCGTCGGGATCAAGTATTGGCCGAAACAGGGGCCATTCACCATGACCCTCAAGCAGTACTGGGAGTATGGCGCCCGCAACATCGCCACCGGCAACCAGACCCAGTTCAAGATTTCCTATGCTTTTTAG
- a CDS encoding UbiX family flavin prenyltransferase, with the protein MSLPLVVAITGATGVIYGVEMLSVLKSLGQETHLIVSDAAAKNLEIETSYTLEDVKSLADVVYDNNDIGASVASGSFRTSGMIVAPCTVKTLSSIANSFTYNLVVRAADVTLKERRPLVLMVRETPLHKGHLDLMSRAADCGAILLPPMPAFYHKPESIMDIIHQSIGKALDQVGIEHNLFTRWNGHDRKEQLRETLRIAT; encoded by the coding sequence ATGAGCCTTCCATTGGTAGTGGCAATCACCGGCGCAACAGGCGTGATCTATGGGGTGGAGATGCTGAGCGTGCTGAAAAGCCTCGGTCAGGAAACCCACCTGATCGTCAGTGACGCGGCGGCCAAGAATCTGGAGATCGAAACCTCGTACACACTTGAGGATGTCAAGTCCCTGGCGGATGTGGTCTATGACAACAACGACATCGGCGCCTCGGTAGCCAGCGGTTCGTTCCGCACCAGCGGCATGATCGTCGCCCCCTGCACGGTAAAAACCCTTTCTTCCATCGCCAACTCCTTCACCTATAACCTGGTGGTGCGGGCCGCCGACGTTACCCTCAAGGAGCGGCGACCGCTGGTGCTGATGGTGCGTGAAACTCCATTGCACAAGGGACACCTGGACCTCATGTCGCGCGCTGCCGACTGCGGGGCAATACTACTGCCGCCGATGCCGGCGTTCTACCACAAGCCCGAGTCGATCATGGACATCATCCATCAGAGCATCGGCAAGGCCCTGGACCAGGTGGGCATCGAGCATAACCTTTTCACGCGCTGGAACGGGCATGACCGAAAGGAACAACTGAGGGAAACACTGCGAATCGCCACGTGA
- a CDS encoding CBS domain-containing protein has protein sequence MIVRNWMQNDPLTIPSDMLASEAKRVLIDNNLNSLLVVDNGQLRGLVTRHNMMRMGHYVTRTQNPDEVSFFINRLRVRDIMVRNPATVNADDTMEHCLDYGKKLRVAQFPVMENGVVVGIISATEIFQLAAHLCRSLEAGTLGKAPRRQTSVQASQ, from the coding sequence ATGATCGTGCGCAATTGGATGCAAAACGACCCCCTGACGATTCCCAGCGACATGCTGGCTTCGGAAGCAAAGCGGGTACTTATCGACAATAACCTGAATTCGTTGCTGGTCGTGGATAATGGACAGTTGCGCGGTCTGGTGACCCGTCACAACATGATGCGCATGGGGCACTATGTGACGCGTACCCAGAACCCGGATGAAGTCAGCTTTTTCATCAACCGGCTCAGGGTCAGGGACATCATGGTCCGCAATCCGGCGACGGTCAATGCGGACGACACCATGGAGCATTGCCTGGATTACGGCAAGAAACTGCGGGTAGCCCAGTTTCCGGTTATGGAAAATGGCGTGGTGGTGGGGATCATCTCCGCCACCGAAATCTTCCAGCTGGCCGCCCATCTGTGCCGCAGCCTGGAAGCAGGAACCCTCGGAAAAGCACCGCGGCGCCAGACTTCCGTTCAGGCCTCGCAATAG
- a CDS encoding Tm-1-like ATP-binding domain-containing protein — MAQKKGIVIICNLDTRGEDIIFVKHLIEGRGHQAYFLDFSMEEPPPFQGDITCEEVAERGGMTIEAVRECYRSDRDRAMENQIRGASAIVGDMLEAGKVQGVFGVGGGTSSLVGTSVMKGVPFGIPKLMASPMAAHPVYVGKYVGTHDITMHHTVLDIVKMNPLLKAQITNAVGAICGMVEMTQGTDIQFDKPCVAISSFGFGEMAVQAALDMLNEAGFTPIVCHAQGKGDKAMEDMIRAGAFHGVLDICTGGIVENLFNGNRDPGPDRLMAAVEAGIPMVLAPCGLDILSYGGRPDMLEKTKDRPQYVQDSLRVQVRTTAEELRQAADVIADRLNQARGEWTFLIPLQGWSSQDIKGRIIYDPAADAAFVARLKEKVAEPHRIKEVDLHLYTSEFARAAVDEFVRLYEGSPARAVAQ, encoded by the coding sequence ATGGCCCAGAAAAAGGGTATCGTCATCATCTGTAACCTGGATACTCGGGGTGAGGATATTATCTTTGTCAAACATCTCATCGAAGGGCGGGGGCACCAGGCCTATTTCCTCGATTTCAGCATGGAAGAACCCCCGCCGTTCCAAGGGGACATAACCTGCGAGGAGGTCGCCGAACGCGGCGGCATGACCATTGAAGCGGTGAGGGAATGCTATCGCTCCGATCGGGACCGCGCCATGGAAAACCAGATCAGGGGCGCCAGCGCCATCGTCGGCGACATGCTTGAAGCAGGAAAAGTCCAGGGGGTATTTGGCGTTGGCGGCGGAACGTCCTCCCTGGTCGGCACCAGTGTCATGAAAGGTGTGCCCTTTGGCATCCCCAAGCTCATGGCATCCCCCATGGCGGCGCATCCGGTCTACGTTGGCAAATACGTTGGTACCCACGACATAACCATGCACCACACGGTGCTCGACATCGTCAAAATGAATCCGCTGCTCAAGGCCCAGATCACCAACGCCGTCGGCGCCATCTGCGGCATGGTGGAGATGACCCAGGGCACGGACATCCAGTTCGACAAACCCTGCGTTGCCATATCCTCCTTCGGCTTCGGCGAAATGGCAGTGCAGGCCGCCCTCGACATGCTGAATGAGGCCGGCTTCACCCCTATTGTCTGCCACGCTCAGGGCAAAGGGGACAAAGCCATGGAGGATATGATCCGCGCCGGCGCCTTTCACGGGGTGCTGGACATCTGTACCGGCGGCATCGTCGAAAACCTCTTCAATGGCAACCGTGACCCCGGCCCCGATCGGTTGATGGCAGCCGTGGAGGCCGGTATTCCCATGGTGCTGGCCCCCTGCGGTCTGGATATCCTCTCCTACGGCGGCCGGCCGGATATGCTGGAGAAGACGAAGGATCGGCCCCAATACGTGCAGGACTCCCTGAGGGTTCAGGTGCGTACCACCGCCGAGGAGCTGCGTCAGGCCGCAGATGTCATCGCCGATCGGCTCAACCAGGCTCGGGGAGAATGGACCTTTCTCATTCCCTTGCAGGGCTGGTCATCCCAGGACATCAAGGGGAGGATCATTTACGACCCCGCTGCCGATGCCGCCTTTGTCGCCCGCCTGAAGGAGAAAGTCGCCGAACCCCACCGGATCAAAGAGGTAGATCTGCACCTGTACACCTCGGAATTTGCCCGAGCTGCCGTCGATGAGTTCGTGCGGTTGTATGAGGGATCTCCGGCAAGAGCAGTGGCCCAGTGA
- the ppcB gene encoding phenylphosphate carboxylase subunit beta, translating into MSTNPKVKPINDIRSYIAALEAQGVMHRVKAEVDWKFELAHVSKVNEEQKGPALLYENVKGHTIPVFTSAFTTPERIAICLEQDPSLTMCQLSRKWMELTTKQMIKPTFVKNPPVMENIIPEEAVDLENFPAPWFYPDDGGRFFGTSGYLVTQDPDTGWTNLGTYRSQILGKNILGSQIISGKHGDFHMKKYQERGEKMPVAYVVGGDPILFLASSTLVSAQTDEYDVGGALRGRPIEVFKSDLTGLTLPANAEIIVEGWMDPEELMEEGPFGEYTGYYSGNKMKDYPKPVIRVKRIIHRTKPIFWSTTVGKPINDTHMVQSINRTATLWHDLETMKVPGIQSVYFPAAATGRFWVIASVKQMYPGHSNHVADAINGSTTGHYGVKGIIIVDHDIAADDMDRVWWALATRFDPKRSVQVINRGRSTPLDPGLPIEARDVVSRIIMDATTPYEWKNKPNEIFMDRAVLQKVSDRWNEYGFSGVSPVAEMIPRLTRPEVKKK; encoded by the coding sequence ATGAGCACAAATCCAAAGGTAAAACCCATCAACGACATCCGCAGTTATATCGCAGCCCTGGAAGCCCAAGGGGTCATGCATCGCGTCAAGGCCGAAGTAGACTGGAAATTCGAACTCGCCCACGTATCCAAGGTGAACGAAGAGCAGAAGGGTCCGGCATTGCTCTATGAGAATGTCAAAGGGCACACTATCCCGGTCTTCACCAGTGCCTTCACCACCCCCGAACGTATCGCCATCTGCCTGGAGCAGGACCCGTCCCTCACCATGTGCCAGCTTTCCCGGAAATGGATGGAGCTGACCACCAAGCAGATGATCAAGCCCACCTTCGTCAAGAACCCGCCGGTAATGGAAAACATCATTCCGGAAGAAGCAGTAGATCTGGAAAATTTCCCGGCTCCCTGGTTCTATCCCGATGACGGCGGCCGTTTCTTCGGTACCTCCGGTTACCTGGTGACCCAGGACCCGGATACCGGCTGGACCAACCTGGGCACCTATCGTTCGCAGATTCTGGGCAAGAATATCCTCGGCTCGCAGATCATCAGCGGCAAGCACGGCGATTTTCACATGAAGAAGTACCAGGAACGGGGCGAGAAGATGCCCGTCGCTTACGTGGTGGGGGGTGATCCGATACTGTTTCTGGCCTCCTCCACCCTGGTCAGCGCCCAGACAGATGAGTATGACGTGGGGGGCGCGCTGCGCGGCCGTCCTATCGAGGTTTTCAAATCCGATCTTACCGGACTGACCCTGCCGGCCAACGCCGAGATCATTGTCGAGGGATGGATGGACCCGGAGGAGTTGATGGAGGAAGGGCCGTTTGGCGAGTACACCGGCTATTACTCGGGCAACAAGATGAAGGACTATCCCAAGCCGGTGATCCGCGTCAAACGGATCATCCATCGCACCAAGCCGATTTTCTGGTCAACCACGGTCGGCAAACCGATCAACGACACCCACATGGTCCAGTCCATCAACCGCACGGCAACATTGTGGCACGATTTGGAAACCATGAAGGTTCCGGGAATCCAGAGCGTCTACTTCCCGGCTGCGGCCACCGGCCGTTTCTGGGTCATCGCCTCGGTAAAGCAGATGTATCCGGGGCACTCGAACCACGTGGCCGATGCCATCAACGGCAGCACGACCGGCCACTACGGCGTCAAGGGAATCATCATCGTCGACCATGACATCGCCGCAGACGACATGGACCGCGTCTGGTGGGCGCTGGCCACCCGTTTCGATCCGAAGCGCTCGGTCCAGGTCATCAACCGCGGCCGCTCCACCCCGCTCGATCCCGGTCTGCCCATCGAGGCCCGCGATGTGGTCAGCCGCATCATCATGGATGCCACCACCCCCTACGAGTGGAAAAACAAGCCGAACGAGATCTTCATGGATCGGGCGGTACTGCAGAAGGTTTCCGATCGTTGGAACGAGTATGGCTTCAGCGGGGTAAGCCCGGTGGCCGAAATGATCCCGCGCCTCACCCGGCCCGAAGTGAAGAAAAAGTGA
- a CDS encoding PEP/pyruvate-binding domain-containing protein, protein MMTDTAKANMGKSGNTANKDLPMVCWLEECRKDSVPLVGGKCSSLGELINAGVRVPPGFALTTEGYRHFMADAGIDREVQARLKGIDSQDMDALENASAGIREMIEAQPFSTEIEDLVAEKYRKLAVRSCLPAVPVAVRSSATAEDLPGASFAGQQDTYLWVRGADEVLHNMRRCISSLYTGRAIAYRINQGYADEQVAISVGVQKMANSFTAGVMFTLHPGNGDRSVIVIDSNYGFGESVVSGEVTPDNFVVNKITLDILERTISQKDIYYTVDQKTQVSRAIEVPFERQKVQSLMDDEITELARMGKLIEKHYGRPMDIEWAVDKDLPFGGNIFILQARPETVWSQKQQPPGAVKGGASAMDYILASMLEGKRLT, encoded by the coding sequence ATGATGACTGACACGGCGAAAGCAAATATGGGGAAGTCTGGGAATACGGCAAACAAGGACCTGCCCATGGTCTGCTGGTTGGAGGAATGCAGGAAGGATTCGGTGCCGCTCGTCGGCGGTAAATGCTCTTCCCTCGGCGAGTTGATCAATGCGGGAGTCCGCGTGCCTCCAGGTTTTGCCCTCACCACCGAGGGATATCGGCACTTTATGGCCGATGCGGGCATCGACCGTGAAGTGCAGGCCCGGCTGAAAGGCATTGACTCCCAGGACATGGATGCACTGGAGAATGCCAGCGCCGGGATACGAGAAATGATCGAGGCTCAGCCGTTTTCCACGGAAATTGAAGATCTGGTGGCAGAAAAATACCGCAAGCTGGCAGTACGCAGCTGTCTGCCGGCAGTACCGGTTGCTGTGCGCTCCAGCGCCACGGCCGAGGACCTGCCGGGGGCCAGTTTCGCCGGCCAGCAGGATACCTATCTCTGGGTCCGTGGGGCAGATGAGGTTCTGCACAACATGCGCCGCTGCATCTCCAGCCTCTATACGGGGCGGGCCATCGCCTACCGGATCAACCAGGGGTACGCGGACGAGCAGGTGGCCATCAGCGTCGGCGTGCAGAAAATGGCCAACTCGTTTACCGCAGGGGTGATGTTCACGCTTCATCCGGGCAACGGCGACCGTTCGGTGATCGTCATCGACTCCAATTACGGTTTCGGCGAATCGGTGGTCTCAGGGGAGGTAACCCCCGACAACTTCGTCGTCAACAAGATCACCCTGGACATCTTGGAGCGGACCATTTCCCAGAAGGACATCTACTACACCGTCGACCAGAAGACACAGGTATCCCGCGCCATAGAGGTGCCCTTCGAGCGGCAGAAGGTGCAGTCGTTGATGGACGACGAAATCACCGAGCTGGCCCGGATGGGCAAGCTGATCGAAAAGCATTATGGCCGCCCCATGGACATCGAATGGGCGGTGGACAAGGACCTTCCCTTCGGCGGCAACATCTTCATTCTGCAGGCGCGGCCGGAGACGGTCTGGAGCCAGAAACAGCAGCCGCCAGGTGCCGTCAAGGGAGGCGCTTCGGCAATGGATTACATATTGGCCAGCATGCTCGAAGGAAAACGCCTGACCTGA